One Urocitellus parryii isolate mUroPar1 chromosome 14, mUroPar1.hap1, whole genome shotgun sequence DNA segment encodes these proteins:
- the LOC144250110 gene encoding uncharacterized protein LOC144250110, which translates to MPYQRAECNKVFKEKSIFIKQSRIHTEEKPYKCEEYGKGFSQKLNLIYQRRIHTGEKPYKCRECGKAFSQKAGLTYHRSTHTGEKPFKCKECGKAFIQKPGLIRHSRTHTGEKPHKCKECGRAFSQKEGLILHSRTHTGEKPYKCKECGKAFSQKVGLIFHSRTHSGEKPYKCSECGKAFSQKPDLIRHRRTHTGEKPHKCKECGRAFSRKPHLIRHSRTHTGEKPYKCKECGRAFSQNTDLILHSRTHTGEKPHKCKECGKAFSRKSYLICHSRTHTGKKPYKCSECGKAFSRKSSLIRHSRTHTGEKPYKCKECGKAFSRKSYLICHRGTHTGE; encoded by the coding sequence ATGCCTTACCAAAGGGCAGAATgtaataaagtttttaaagaaaaatcaatctttATTAAGCAAAGCAGAATTCACACTGAAGAGAAGCCTTACAAGTGTGAAGAATATGGTAAAGGTTTTAGTCAAAAATTAAACCTTATTTACCAAagaagaattcacactggagaaaagccctacaaatgtagagaatgtggcaaagcttttagtcaaAAAGCAGGACTTACTTACCACAGGAgcactcacactggagagaagcccttcaaatgtaaagaatgtggcaaagcttttattcAAAAACCAGGCCTTAttcgccacagcagaactcacactggagagaagccccacaaatgtaaagaatgtggcagagctttcagTCAAAAAGAAGGCCTTATTctccacagcagaactcacactggagagaagccctataaatgtaaagaatgtggcaaagctttcagtcaaaaagTAGGCCTTATTttccacagcagaactcacagtggagagaagccctacaaatgtagtgaatgtggcaaagcttttagtcaaaaaccagaccttattcgccacagaagaactcacactggagagaagccccacaaatgtaaagaatgtggcagagctttcagTCGAAAACCACACCTTATTcgccacagtagaactcacactggagagaagccctacaaatgtaaagaatgtggcagagctttcagTCAAAACACAGACCTTATTctccacagcagaactcacactggagagaagccccacaaatgtaaagaatgtggcaaagctttcagtcgaaaatcataccttatttgccacagcagaactcacactggaaagaagccctacaaatgtagtgaatgtggcaaagcttttagtcgAAAATCATCCCTTAttcgccacagcagaactcacactggagagaagccctacaaatgtaaagaatgtggcaaagctttcagtcgaaaatcataccttatttgccacagaggaactcacactggagagtaG